ttttttgtcatggggcaCAAAActcctggcggcgcccctggcTGTGACTGCACAGCTAAAAGTTAGTGCGCATGcgcacttttttatttcataatttaaagTATGAATGGAGGCCGGGGTTCAACATTCACACACTAATCAGTGTCAGATTTGTGAATGGAGTTACCTACCCAAACTCCAAGTGGCCACCGGGGAGCTGGTACTTCCCTTTGCCCATTTCGCTTCTCCGTTTTCCCAGAAGAACACATCCTGAGTGGGCTGAGTCTGTCACCAGCACCCCGACCCCGACTCCTGGACGTTTGACGGCGTTATGTGACATCTAGACGAACTTAAAAAACGACTCGTAAATAACACAAAGCGAGCCAAACAGACCTAACCGGCTGTTCAGGAGGTACAAGAGGTTACCCTCCTGTGTACTTCCGTCTTCGCTTTCAAAGTCTCTTGTCTCACTGTCGGCACATTATCTTCTTGTTAAGTTCAATTAAAATAAGGTGACAACATTATTATGTTGCAAATAAGCACCGAGGAGCTCATATACGACTTTATATCGTGTTAATTGTCCCATTTCGCCGGTGGCTGAGCTAAAAGtgaattattttaacatttaaacactcTTTGGCTACACAGTGCCTCAGCAGCAAGAAAGTCAAAACCTCTATAATAAGTTTAATATAATGAACAATAATGACACTAACCATGTGTAGCTACTAAATGCGTGCAACACTGCCATCTATTGATAAGATGCTTCATGTATATTGTAGTTATCGACCTACAGGCGATATTATGATGAAGTAGTAAAGGACACATTGtgtgtacaaaactgtggtgagaccagcgatgttgtttggtctaaagacagtgccactgaggaaaagacaggaggcagagctggaggtagcagagatgaagatgctgaggttcaCTTTGGGAGGGACCaggatggataggatcaggaatgagtacatcagagggacaatgttagaggttttggagataaaagtcagagaggccagactgagatggttcggacatgtccagaggagagatagtgaatatattggtagaaggatgctgagttttgaactgccagacaggaggcgtagaggaagaccaaagaggaggtttatggatgcagtgaaagaggacatagaggtagaagaggatgcagaagacagggttagatggaggcaactgattcgctgtggcgacacctgaagggaaaagccgaaaggagaagaagaagaagtaaaggACACATtgtatttagtatttttgtatttccaaaactttattttgtataattgCATTGTGTTATTGTATAATATAATTTCACGGGTCCTTCCCAATCTCTAATGAGCATTAGAGAGTCATTAATGCTGTCACACTCctacacattttgaacattaaCGCAAGTCGTGATTAAACTGTCCAAAATATCATGACCAATATAAAATggtaaaattgtgtttttacatcctatttttttagtttgaatCTGCTCATGAGTGGGATGACTGAGATGATCCTCCAACAGCTGGTGATGACTCTGTTACACTGATGTCAACTGTGAAAAAAGGTAACCATTACTACTATTAACTTATAGataagcaacaaaaaaacacctgtcaTATGAGTAAACCTGCAAATTTCTGTTTCTGCATGACACTTTTCATTGtgttaaacaaaaatataaagataagaACATGATTTTTAAAGAGTGAACTTAAACAACAGCTGCAATTCTGCTGGATTGTTCCATCATCTAAAACATCTTTTGTTCATCGTCACTTGCATTGTCAGCATGCAGCAAGTTTCTTCGGCTCTACTTTTCATAGACGGGACTCATCTGGGAGTGCTGAGGCAGGTTCATTATTTAAAGTCGCTCCTTCATTCACTGACAGTGCTGATATGTTTTGAGAGAGTTCACGTTGCAAAATGTGCTTCAGAGAAGCTCAGTGCCTCATTTATGGGGGCATAGGTTGGACTCAGCATTCGGTGCCCGTCCTGATGATGGAGACGGAGGTGAAACCCTTTTTGCATCATCATCTTTAACACCAGGGCAGACTGACCGATCCTCTGCAGGAGGGAAGTGGTGTTTTGTGTTCAGATGATGAATGAACTGATTACCATTCACAAACCTACACAAACAATGGAAATCATGTCATAGGCAGCATCCCGGGTTGCACTTACAGACGATGTAGCCTGTGGGTGGGAAAATGAGGCATTGTTAAAAGCTCCATTAAATGTTAATGGTGAGTGGCTGCTAatactgatgatgattatttatGAGGGAGGACAGTGCAACACagtgtttatttcagctttaaatgCAGAAGTAGTCAAGAGGATTGCAGTAATGACAGACACCATCATAATTCTTCAGTTATTCTTTAATATTTGGCTCAGGTCTACTACTACTCTGCGCCAAACTTTGTTAGAAATACTCAAATTTTAATCTTGTCTCAATTATCACTGGTTAATAATAGCAGGTAGAACACAACTTATGATTGATTACATCACTTACCAAAGTCTTTTCATATTCTGGCtctaaatattattttccacCACAGGTATAAACTTCTTCAGTTGAATTTGGCACACCGTGTTCATATAATCGCTTAATAATTTACCACTAAAATGAATGGCCCTTGAAATGTGACATCTCAGATGTCTGTAGGTTTTATATCTGTGTGCTGGCTGCAGAGAGGTAGTGATAAAAGTTACAGCAGCGAGTATTTCATCACCTGCAGGCTGCCGCTCCCCCCGATGCTGACGTGGTACTAAAGAGAGTAAACAAAAAGGCGATTTAAAGAAAGTTTAACTTTTAATGTGGTAAAATCCACAAGTTTGTTTACTGGTGGCCATATATCAGCCTGAGGCTTAGATTAACTCTGGGTGTAGAGTTTGAAAAAAGACAGGCTAAGAATTAGAAAGCAGGGAAAGGTCTAATTAAAGACACAATTCAGAAAGCTACCCTGAAGCTTGAGCTGTACTAGGGACTAAAAAATCACAATATCTCAACTTGTGCTGCTCTGATTTTGACATTCTTTTATAAAAATCTGACTCTCATgagcatgtttttaaaaatcagttatACATGGGACCTTACTTATCAGTTTAGTCAGTCTAGAGACATTTCCAATTATCCAATATTTCAAGATGAAAGATTTagtccaaaacaaaaacagcagaaaatcGAAATGTATATTTACTTTACAACTTAAATCTAAATAGTCCAAACTAGTTCCACCTTATTAACAATGTAACTGTCACATTAAGTATTTATGCATTTTGTTTAGAATacttaattaaatattaaatcctggacttttacttttagttaAAGGACCAGATTACTACTTTCACCACTGGTTTGGTCAAATGATAAAATGCTCAGTCCGTTCACACCTTTACTCTCATGGCATTTAGCAGTTTTCCACCGACACCCGTTTTCCCCGCTAGACCTGCCCGGTGGCTCTGGCCCCGCCCCGCTCACCTCTCCCTGCTCTCACCTGAGAGGCAGCATTTTCCTCCTGTGAGTCCAGACACCCGGACCTCTTCACGTCTCTAGAGCTTTCTCTTCCAGTGTTCTAGAAATCTGACTGTCAcacctgctctgtttttttattctttcagcTTCTTCTCTCATTGCATCCGACAGTGTCAGCATGAGTGCTAAACTGTGGACAGAGGAACAGTTTAACTGCCCCGTGTGTCTGGACCTCCCAAATGATCCGGTCACCATCCCCTGTGGGCACAGCTACTGCATGGGTTGCATCAAGGACTACTGGAGCAAGGATGATCCCAAGGGGATCTACAGCTGCCCACAATGTCGTCAGACCTTCTGCCCAAAGCCCTCCCTGTCCAGGAACACCATGCTGGCTGAGGCCGTAGAGCAGCTCCGCAAAGGGGCCCACAAAGCTGACGTGCGTGAGTCCATGCGAAGCGCCCGTGGGGTCGCCTCGTCTTCATCCAAATCCAAAGAGAAGCTCTCCTCCTCAGATGTGACATGCGACTTGTGCAAAGGAGAACAGCGACGGGCGGTCAGGAGCTGCCTGGTGTGTATGAGCTCATACTGCGAAGCCCACCTGAAGCCCCACAAGACCAAGAAGTCCCTGAAGGAGCATGAGCTGATCGCACCCACGAGCAATCTGGCTGAGAAGATTTGCACCCAGCACAAGTACCTTCAAGAGTTCTACTGCCGCCAGTGCAAGATGTTCGTCTGCTGGCTGTGCACCAGCAACCAACACAAAGGCCACGAGTGTGTGTCCACGAAGGCTGAGCGCCTTGAGAAACAGGTAGGATGCAGGCACCAAATactattttatgttatttaacGTAAGACAATGTAGAAGCCTACATAGAcctattatgtttgtgtttgtcaagtCAGGTAtactgtattgtactgtatgtgtaatcACTCAACCAGGGAAGCAACTGACAAATACTTTTAATTCAATCAACTGATTAAGCGTTTATTCTATAAAGGGGAAGATGTCCATGTTACAGCATGTTTCAGCCAGCAAACACTCGAAGAGCTTCAGTATACGATCATGAAAGTCAGAGAAAACTATTAAATCATTCACATTTCAAACCAATTGGAGACTGGAGGGACTGGACTGGAGTTTTTAGTGAATTCTGGGTTTAGTCagaagctgaaacacacacagaaactatACAGGTGGTACAACTAAACGGTGCAGTGGAAAAGTTCAGAGGGATGTCATGATGGAATTTGCTTTAACAATCGATCCTTTAAATCTGactaaacattttgaattttaggTAAAATATTGAATCTACGCTTTGAATAGAAAGTGGGCAGCTCTTTTCAGAGTAGATGACAACCAGTACTATGTATGTACAGTCTATCACCCCTATTGCTAACTGTCCATTGTTCAGTGTGATGGGTTTCTATTTAAGGTGTCGTTCTCTCTTCTTTATGTCTGACTGTGGTTCCAGCCAAGCTGAGGACATTCCTAACTACATTCCTGTCCATTCACTCTGCTCCACCCTCTCACGTGACTCTCTGTGTCACATACACGACTGTTTCCATTGTGCCTGTGTTGTGACATTGTTTTGACCTCACGTTAACATTTTTCCTGGTGTAGAAAGTGCTGTCAGAGATGCAGGCGGAGAACCAGcagaggctgaaagacagagagcaggagctgaaagacatgaagaagatgatggagGCGATGAAGGTTGGTCTGCAGGATTTTTATCTTTGTTGGGTTGCATCAATTTTCTCAAAACaaccttcaaatattccagttaTTTCAATAATTGCACAATGTGGCATACTGAGTCATGACCACCTTTCTCTCCGTCTGCACAGCGTTCTGGAGAACGGGTGCATGGTGACTCGGAGCAGGCGCTGTCGGAGCTGCTGCGCTCAGTGGAGCgtctgcaggagctgctggaggacgTTCTGGATCAGGCCGGCCTGGAGAAGATGAACCAGGCTCAGGAGGTCACGGACAGCCTGGAGGCCGAGATCAAGGAGCTGAAGAAGAGGGACACGGAGATGAAGGACCTGGCCCGCTGCGAGGACCACATCTACTACCTACAGGTAGGCTGCACAGAAGCTCAGAAGGGAGGATTCACAACCAACTGATTGGTGACATGAAACACATCTACAAGCTTTCTGCTAATTGTTGTGGAAACATTTCCGTCAAAACTACATGTTAACCACTCCACCGTGACATATTCAAATCCTGGGACTATGTGAAGGCTTTGATGTTGATCCTTGCAGCCAGCTGCAGAACAATTTGTGCTCACTCAGGAGGCGGTGCAATTAAATCAGCTCCCCCATGGCCCTTAAATGATCCAAACCTGAATGTTTAAACATGCTGCTATAAGGAGCAAGAGAAAATTAGAGGCCTTTCTTATACTTTGTGgagacacacatggacacatttaTGTGCAGAAGTCTATTTGAATTTTGCTTTTGTGTCCACATGGCATTTTCTGTTCTGCCACAAATGATTAAaacatctttcatctttctgtatggaaaacatgaaaacatcagtcCTGCTACAAACAGGATGTGAGCTGCCTCTTGTAGCATAGCATGTGTCCTCTTTAATGATGAaacctttaaagctgcagctgaaaatcTAAACAAAGTGCCATATTTTCCTTCAGACATGTGAGTCCATGTGCATCCCTCTGGAGACGGGGGACTTGCCCCCTGTGATGGCTAATCCAGAAGCTTCCTTTGAGCCTGTACGAGAAGCCATCCTGGACCTCAGGGAGAAAGTGGAGGACCTGTGTAACCAGGAGCTGAGCAAGATCACCAAACAAGGTCTGTCACACGAGTCTTGCGTTGTCctaccttcttttcttttcatgtttttctttcttcatcttatTATCTGTTCTCTTCCAGTCAATGACACGACACTGTTTACCTTGGGAGACCGTAAGTaccaatcattttttttattttgagcatAACAAAAGTTGTCACCGTGCTGAACCTTCCTGCTTAACAGTGGCTTTCTTTTATCTCATCCAGCCAACCGGCAGAAAGGAGGGATTTTTAAATgtaagtttgtatttttataatcTGAATATATTACGGGACTGCATGTTCCACAATACCAAACTTCATTATTCCAAACTCATTTCCGATTTTTCTACAGTGTTTTCTGGACTGGCTTCTCGCAACACAAACAGTCGTGCACCAGGTACGTGCAACGTCTACATTTAATCACTTTGtctataatatatctataatctatctatctataatatAACATGATTTTCTTTCATGCCTTACAGCTCCCACACCCTCACTCGGAGTGCGGGGTACAGACAGACGAGGACTTGGTACTGTACACTGACTTTCATTTGCATATATGTGACAATTAATTCAGTATGCAGGTCCATATTAAACatgattcacatttttttattcaggcaTAGGCCTTAAAAGCCTAGACGTGAGGAGCAGAGACACACCGCGAGGTAAGACTTTGTGCGTGTGCTGCTGAAAAAAACCTTAAATTAACCTCAGACCTGCGGAGTATAAATGTGTACGTGCACGATTTAAAGCTCCGCTTCTTCCTTGTTgcagacagaggaaacacaagCTCAcccagacagagaagagaggaaagagagacaggtgagctcATTCTGGTTGCACCGGCTCTGATTTTTAAAGACTTCCTTATGAGAATAATGTTGCTGTTACTTCCTACTGGCAGAAATATGTCCATGTAAATGTCAATCAATTGCTCATATTTCAAAGGtaatgaagaaataaacagCTACATGAAAGAACACTAAAAAAATTCAGCCAACACTGTTGTAATCCCAACCGTGAGCTAACATCTCACATTCTTCCAAACAGTGAGGGAGACCAACCCAAGACCGAGCCCCAGGCCTAGCCCCACTCCCAGCCGCAGAGAGTCTCAGTCTCTTTGGAGCAGGTCCAGTCAGATCCAGCCTGCAGCCCCAGCCCCAACTCCAATCCAAGCTACCCCTACCCCTActcctgctccagctccagctcctgcaCAAGCAACTGGTACAATCCCAACCTTTGGATTAAAAAACTCCTCAGAATTGTTGCTATTTGCTGCCACCATCAGACAACACTTGTACAGTGCAGCATTCAGTGTTAACACCGTTTgcttttctcccctctcctgtTTCGGTCAGGTTTCAGTCGGATGGCATCAATCAGCAGCCTCTTCCGCTCCCATCGGCGTGGCACCACCCCCGCTACCCCAGTCAACAACACACCGCCTGCAGGAGGAAACCCATGTAAGACCTGACTCCActtctcactctcctctctctaatcaatgttaaaaacaaagccacagtcaaattttctctcttcatctcaaattaaattaatctcaATGAAGTTCTATAGCACGCTGTTTATGTTGCAAACTGTCTAAGTATGACTTGTGTGCACTCAACAGGGGGGATGTCTGCTGTACCTGAAACTCCAACAGAAAGTAAGATGCCTTCACCGCTACAGTCAGTCCTGTCATTTGAACATAGatgagtgtttgtttacactAACGTGTCTGTTTTCTCATTGGACAGTTAACCCCGATCTCTTTTTGGATCTGCCCACACCCAATCACACTCCTGCTTTCCCTGCATGTGAGTTCACACATCTCCGCATCTTCCAGTCTGAGACAAGAAATATGAAATTGCGTGAACtgatgtattgttttgttttccagtcagaGAAATCAACCTTGACAGCATCCAGGCCCCAGAGCCAAGGACCAGAGAGGAGTTCCTACAGTGTGAGTCTCAATGTTTGACACCAATATTACATTTTAGATATCAGATGAGCcgtctgtgtctgctgcagtgtttccagAGTTTTCTTAAAAATACTTACCATAGAGCAGGTgtttaaaactgaatatttttaatcTTCAAGAATGTAAATAACTGTCCACCAATCCCTCTCTCCTAGACTCTGTGTCCTTGACCCTTGATCCCAACACGGCTCACAGACGGCTGGCTCTCTCCGAAGGCAACACTAAAGCCACCCTGCAGGCGGCAGGGCAGCCCTACCCCGACACTCCCCAACGCTTCGATGGCTGGACCCAGGTGATGTCCCAGACCCCACTGTACGCAGAGCGCTCTTACTGGGAGGCAGAGTGGAGAGGCAGGGGTTCCTCTATGGGCGTAGCCTACGGTGCGTTGAACAGGAAGGGCTCAGACGCCAGGTCCGGGCTCGGTTACAACGCCCAGTCCTGGACCTTGGAGCTGTCGGACACCTGCTGCGCAGCCATGCACGACAATGACAAGAGGGACATACCAGTCACCTATTCCCCCCGCCTGGGCATCTACCTGGACCTGTCCATGGGGACGCTGGCGTTCTACAGCGTGGCAGAGAGCATGACACACCTTCACACCTTCCGAGCCAACTTCACCCAGCCGCTCTACGCCGTCTTCGCGGTTGGCAGCGGTGTCGGGGTGGGTCTGGACTTTGCTCTTGGTCAGTTCAGCTCCAGCACCGACAGCGTCAAGCTCTGTCCCATGTGAGGAGGTAAGACTGGAAGCTTTCTTACAGATGATTTGAAATACACTCAGTGAAAGAAGTTGCTTTGTTTGTAAAGCTCGAGTTCCTCCATAGAGCATAAGTAATAATAAAGTAGCTGGTGAGTCAGGGGCTTTGTTTCCattgctttattttaaaaaagaggcaACTGAATAATAGCCATGTGTAGTTTACAGAGGATCATGATTTTAGATGGGAGGCATAAAGAAATCACAGGACATTTTACATGtcagccaaagaaaaacaaacctgaagctCCTGCTCTGAAACAACTACGACGATCTAAAGATATGAACAGCCTGGTTGTGCTGGATCTTCCCTCTACTCCCAGTCctacaaacacaacattaaactgAAGCTCTTTTTTTCCCGTTGTTAAATATGCTGTAACTGATTAGCACAAAATGCATCGCATGCACACGTGTGAACCGGAGTATTCcatttcatcaaaataaaacttttggtTTGATTTGGATTCCCTTCACATGTcgaaagcaaaaaaataataaaaataatgctaCATATATTAAAATCTCAGTCGAAATGTTAGCCGACATTGTTACGACAGGCACACATTATACTAAATCTTCTCATTAATATGTTAGAATCTATATTCTTCAAATAGTGATGTCAGTAAAACAAAAGGTtacataaaaaagtaaaagtgcagTAGTTGAGTGGGAGGGTTTGGTTGGACTGATGAATGTTACGGACAGCAGCACTGAAGGTTCACGGGGGTCAAACACAGAGCTCTGCTTCCTTGTCTCTAAACATATTACgttatttatttcctttatatTGCCTCACCACTTGTGAATGACATACGTCTTTGACATAATCCCcgagacacattttaaaacacggAAAACAACCACAGAACAAACCTGCATGTGATACACAACTCAAATAACGTGTCAATGGTTTCTCCCTCTTAACAGACTGAACCTGAACATCCCATGGGCCTGAGATAAGGATAGTGGCTGAAAACTGAAACTCCCCCGCTTTTTTCTGTTAAAGGCCCGCGGCCGCGTTGAAATGTTCAACCAAGCAGTGATCACTCAGATGAACACAAACCCGACCTCCAAATCCCACCGAGTGCAACGGATAAATACAAACATGGCTTTAACAGGAACAAATCATAACAGTGCTGGCTTCTACTTAAGGCCTCAtaccatttaaaaacacacaaaactaaaaagacCCGGCGTCTGATGGGGTTCTGACCTCGCCTTCAGCCTGGCCCCACCCGTCTGCCGacaggtgcatgctgggacCCTGTGGGCAAGGTCACTTGACGTGTCATGCAGACGCTTCGCAGGAAGGGGCACGGCACATGGACGGTCACCAGACATCCGTGCAACAACGGACTACTGTAaaatcattataataatactgGCATGTTGATAGCATGGTCTGACTACAAGATTAGCATGGCAGTATGCCGTTAAGCCAGCTAGCACTTAGTCTTCTAGTCAGTAAGTAATAAAAGTATGTTGAATCACTTCCCTTCTGACTCTCAAAGTTTTTATTCGCTGATGATACTATCTTATTCGAGACTAACGCTTTTCCAACCCACTACAGAACAAGCCCTTGAATCAGCAAGACTCTGGATGCTCAGTCTGTCTCTTTGCCTTCCACTCCCTCTTCTGACTTGAATAAACGTGCAAAAACCACTCTCCATTTCCTCTCATACCTTCGTCTTGACCCATGTTCTTTCCTAAACGACATCCACAAACCTTTGTCCACTTACATGCTATCCTTCACCCCCATCTCTACCCGTACCTGAACATCCAGAGCCTCACAGAAAAACTACAGAACCTAATTAAGATTTGTACATGAGAAGGTACCAGAAGCCAAACGACCCACTCAGAGGCAAGCCAAGGTTTCGATAACTAGCATCAAGGCAAACATCTACACCTATAGACACTGCGGTATCACTAAAAACAGTCAGTTTAGTT
This is a stretch of genomic DNA from Larimichthys crocea isolate SSNF chromosome XIX, L_crocea_2.0, whole genome shotgun sequence. It encodes these proteins:
- the trim25l gene encoding tripartite motif-containing protein 16; protein product: MSAKLWTEEQFNCPVCLDLPNDPVTIPCGHSYCMGCIKDYWSKDDPKGIYSCPQCRQTFCPKPSLSRNTMLAEAVEQLRKGAHKADVRESMRSARGVASSSSKSKEKLSSSDVTCDLCKGEQRRAVRSCLVCMSSYCEAHLKPHKTKKSLKEHELIAPTSNLAEKICTQHKYLQEFYCRQCKMFVCWLCTSNQHKGHECVSTKAERLEKQKVLSEMQAENQQRLKDREQELKDMKKMMEAMKRSGERVHGDSEQALSELLRSVERLQELLEDVLDQAGLEKMNQAQEVTDSLEAEIKELKKRDTEMKDLARCEDHIYYLQTCESMCIPLETGDLPPVMANPEASFEPVREAILDLREKVEDLCNQELSKITKQVNDTTLFTLGDPNRQKGGIFKLFSGLASRNTNSRAPAPTPSLGVRGTDRRGLGIGLKSLDVRSRDTPRDRGNTSSPRQRREERETVRETNPRPSPRPSPTPSRRESQSLWSRSSQIQPAAPAPTPIQATPTPTPAPAPAPAQATGFSRMASISSLFRSHRRGTTPATPVNNTPPAGGNPWGMSAVPETPTEINPDLFLDLPTPNHTPAFPAFREINLDSIQAPEPRTREEFLQYSVSLTLDPNTAHRRLALSEGNTKATLQAAGQPYPDTPQRFDGWTQVMSQTPLYAERSYWEAEWRGRGSSMGVAYGALNRKGSDARSGLGYNAQSWTLELSDTCCAAMHDNDKRDIPVTYSPRLGIYLDLSMGTLAFYSVAESMTHLHTFRANFTQPLYAVFAVGSGVGVGLDFALGQFSSSTDSVKLCPM